In Limanda limanda chromosome 21, fLimLim1.1, whole genome shotgun sequence, a genomic segment contains:
- the wdr90 gene encoding WD repeat-containing protein 90: protein MASTGWQHPYVNVFKHVRVEDWKRSAKEGDVTTYTDKTLKCSVFRIRGPVPANSYILVPKNTNQSLGLVGRYFYLLFRPIPGKYFVVHLDVAAEEGQVVRITFSNMFKEFKATATWLQFPFLCGAEKDSVYESTSKSARPGIVGPAPNSVRWTCLMLDLQHTLSVYVNRCYRHVKSIKLCANLAVKNMFTSDLLLDPGVSFSEAKLMGLASSLGTGPMPRDMSFPVPKGSSWHDLYDHIKFPSEGTELPLDSIQKGNPGGEVSRCVTLSKPVQDRVSLVQQITTPKSLLRDRTPVVTDISELGEPSSHPKDDWLCHNDNQQQQQSACFSPHQLRSRSPCDTDDSEVHVFAHPEDAFSKYGEESEEEFVCSSPPHPLHLSSAKETKQQKLLPDPILNLNRIIGFGGGTFKNALWTKSGDAVVYPCHAIIVSMKISSNQQRFFIGHTDKVSALAFNANATLLASAQTGNHSVVRVWNYHKGNCLAMFRIHAHSLSSLSFSHSGSVLCGVGKDSHTKTMVVVWNTQNITKGGEVTILAKAHTDVDINTMKIAFFDDTRLVSCGRDNIRLWRVRNGTLRSCPVNLGDYHSMDFTDVAFEEGNASSQHPDDQTLFASSRSGHIFEVDYSRVVIRNVRRLLPAPQQHAGRREKLTFNTGPGIAINSISVCSSFCATGSEDGFLRLWPLDFSAVFLEAEHEGPVSLVSVSSDSLQVLAATSTGILGFLDVSSRGYNTLMRSHTDTVLGFSVDGVRRHLTTASSDGTVRIWNMDSLQQLYDFVSEDSPCSVAFHPSEQVFSCGSNSGVIRVFDISSAKLLAEHKHHIGEVVGLAFSPDGEYMYSADSQGSLALYNSSEEDHNVIRVVCNVVARGTERAPDALTVRSDSRCLAFVGPSEYIVTIADARSLDELLHVDVSILDVESPRLDSALKVCFSLASTEHLLVATSANKILWVSTKTGRLLREMSKVHKHQISSLAVSEDSRFLLTAGHNAVKVWDYNMQLDVNSQLFIGHSQPICQVSFTPDQMGVVSVGDAIFLWDFLAHSSYSLTEKSLPLRVNHPSAPRSDVAVSEVQLANGMPRQKAPLPSSPPPHLEISTTYQADRDDTPTIITSPGPPSGSGPSSGPRSAASFLKVTEMVKTPSLNSFHNDTIQSKGKKPIRPDCYRHFIPRFKPSTIDQAAVAPQPGEEGIKLKAVIGYNGNGRGNMVWSPDQGLFAYSCGCVVVVEHLHTGCQRHLQGHSEEISCLAISNDAQKMASAAGGSNGSRSLVCIWDVQNGTCHKSISFHRGAVQSLCFSRDDRFFLSVGDFSEPELALWSTKTFQLLSSVSMSGPIHDAAFSRSAAGQLACVGSQGIYFCLLHTHDLDVDLQVQRVKAPAAVGDVELTALCYHTDSFLFTATNRGHVCVWDVNTQDCFMTWEADKGEIGVLLCRGNRLLTGSNTRWFRLWEVEAIQSLEPQEQVCHVEDRWTTVVLEKEIMLDGTVVSAAFDNTIDMGIVGTTAGTLWYINWSDNSSIRLVSGHKTKVNDVVFSPDENHFATCSEDGSVRVWSVPSNELVVQFQVLNQACCCVCWSPSPSENSACVAAGYSDGTLRIFRLASSEMEMKLHPHQVAVTAIQYSASGHVILSGGKNGLVAVSSPVNGATIQIIRDHKGAQINTIQCVTEECKNFALEEKEMWLTASADRRVSVWAADWLKDKCDLLDWLTFPAPAYLEDDSPPPSLAAFCPTDPDLVVYTGYGVEKELSFYSLTKKQIIKKIALPHWATCFGLSSKSQLVAVGSKERVLKLIKSSSGRFQDFLQHSDSLQTCHFSPTGTLFFTVAYNEILLWEVQGL, encoded by the exons GAGGGCCAGGTTGTGCGTATCACCTTTTCAAATATGTTCAAAGAGTTCAAGGCCACAGCGACCTGGCTCCAGTTTCCTTTTCTGTGCGGAGCTGAGAAGGATTCAGTCTATGAGAGCACATCCAAATCTGCAAGACCTG GTATCGTGGGTCCAGCGCCCAATTCAGTGCGCTGGACCTGTCTGATGCTGGATCTGCAGCACACACTCTCCGTCTATGTCAATCGCTGCTACAGACACGTGAAGAGCATCAAGCTTTGTGCCAACTTGGCagtgaaaaacatgtttaccaGTGACCTGCTGCTCGATCCAG GGGTTTCTTTCAGTGAGGCCAAGCTGATGGGACTGGCCTCCTCTCTGGGAACAGGTCCCATGCCTCGAGACATGTCATTCCCTGTGCCCAAGGGCAGCTCCTGGCATGACCTCTACGACCATATCAA GTTTCCCTCAGAGGGAACAGAGTTGCCCTTAGACTCCATTCAAAAAGGCAATCCAG GCGGTGAGGTATCTCGCTGTGTCACCCTCAGCAAACCAGTTCAGGACCGCGTGTCCCTCGTCCAGCAGATCACCACCCCAAAATCA CTGCTGAGGGATCGAACCCCCGTGGTGACAGACATATCTGAGTTGGGTGAACCCTCCTCTCACCCAAAAGACGACTGGCTTTGCCATAATGataaccagcagcagcagcagtccgCATGCTTCAGCCCACACCAGCTCAGATCCAGGTCACCCTGTGATACTGATGACAGTGAAGTCCATGTGTTTGCGCACCCTGAGGACGCCTTCAGCAAATACGGGGAGGAAAGTGAAGAAGAG tttgtttgcagttctcctccacatcctcttcATTTGTCATCAGCTAAAGAAACCAAACAGCAG AAGCTGCTTCCAGACCCTATTCTCAATCTCAATCGAATCATTGGATTTGGAGGAGgcacttttaaaaat GCTCTGTGGACCAAATCAGGTGATGCAGTGGTTTATCCGTGTCATGCAATTATCGTCTCTATGAAGATTTCTTCGAACCAGCAGAGATTCTTTATTGGCCACACTGATAAG gTGTCTGCCCTAGCTTTTAATGCCAACGCAACCCTGCTGGCCTCAGCGCAAACTGGTAATCATAGTGTAGTTCGAGTATGGAACTACCACAAAGGAAACTGTCTGGCAATGTTCAGAATTCATGCTCATTCATTATCCTCTCTTAG TTTCTCCCACAGTGGCAGTGTTCTCTGTGGAGTGGGTAAAGACAGCCACACTAAAACA ATGGTGGTGGTGTGGAACACTCAGAACATCACTAAAGGTGGAGAGGTGACCATCTTAGCCAAAGCTCACACCGATGTGGACATTAACACCATGAAGATCGCCTTCTTTGATGATACAAG GTTGGTGTCTTGTGGTCGTGACAATATTCGTCTGTGGCGAGTACGGAACGGGACGCTGCGCTCCTGTCCAGTAAACCTGGGGGACTACCACTCCATGGACTTCACCGACGTGGCCTTTGAGGAGGGAAACGCCTCCAGCCAGCATCCAGATGATCAAACCCT ATTTGCCAGCAGTCGCAGTGGCCATATCTTTGAGGTGGACTACAGCCGCGTAGTCATTAGAAATGTGAGGAGACTGTTGCCTGCACCGCAGCAGCATGCAGGCCGTAGAGAGAAATTGACTTTTAACACAG GTCCCGGCATCGCCATCAACAGCATCAGCGTGTGCTCGTCATTCTGTGCCACGGGCTCTGAAGACGGCTTCCTGCGTCTGTGGCCCCTTGATTTTTCTGCCGTCTTCCTGGAGGCTG AGCACGAGGGACCTGTGAGCCTGGTGTCTGTCTCATCGGACAGTCTTCAGGTCCTGGCAGCCACCTCAACCGGTATCCTGGGTTTCCTTGATGTCAGCAGCCGCGGGTACAACACGCTGATGAGGtcgcacacagacactgtgCTTGGCTTCAGTGTGGACGGCGTCCGTCGGCATCTCACAACTGCCTCTTCCGACGGCACAGTGCGCATTTGGAATATGGACTCCTTACAGCAG CTGTACGACTTTGTGTCTGAGGACAGCCCCTGTTCAGTGGCCTTCCATCCCAGTGAGCAGGTCTTCTCTTGTGGCTCCAACTCGGGCGTCATCCGGGTCTTCGACATCTCAAGTGCCAAACTGTTGGCTGAACACAA gcATCACATTGGTGAAGTGGTGGGTCTTGCCTTCTCTCCGGACGGGGAGTACATGTACAGTGCTGACTCTCAGGGCTCCCTTGCACTTTATAACTCCTCTGAGGAAGATCACAATGTCATCAGAGTTGtat GTAATGTGGTAGCCCGAGGCACGGAGCGCGCCCCAGACGCTCTCACAGTGCGCAGCGACAGCCGCTGTCTGGCTTTTGTCGGTCCCTCCGAGTACATCGTCACTATTGCTGACGCACGGTCTCTGGATGAG TTGCTCCACGTGGATGTGAGTATTTTGGACGTAGAGAGCCCTCGTCTGGATTCTGCACTGAAGGTCTGCTTCTCCCTGGCCTCCACTGAACATCTGCTGGTTGCGACATCTGCTAACAAAATCCTCTGGGTTAGCACTAAGACAGGCCGTCTGCTTCGAGAG ATGTCTAAGGTTCACAAACACCAGATCTCATCCTTGGCTGTTAGTGAGGACAGTCGATTCCTGCTGACTGCGGGACACAATGCTGTTAAAGTGTGGGATTATAACATGCAGCTCGATGTCAACTCACAG TTGTTCATAGGTCACAGTCAGCCTATCTgccaggtgagcttcaccccgGACCAAATGGGAGTTGTCTCAGTGGGAGACGCCATATTTCTGTGGGACTTTCTGGCGCATTCTAGTTACTCTTTGACTGAAAAAAG TTTACCTCTCAGAGTAAACCACCCCTCGGCCCCTAGATCAG aTGTTGCAGTGAGTGAAGTTCAGTTGGCCAATGGGATGCCTCGACAAAAAGcacccctcccttcctcaccacctccacatctgGAGATCAGCACGACATACCAAGCTGATCGGGATG ACACCCCAACCATCATAACTTCTCCGGGCCCACCCAGTGGTTCAGGTCCGTCATCTGGTCCCAGATCTGCCGCCTCCTTCCTCAAAGTAACAGAGATGGTCAAAACACCTTCCCTGAATAGCTTCCATAACGACACTA ttcagtCAAAAGGCAAGAAGCCAATACGTCCAGATTGTTACAGGCACTTTATCCCACGTTTCAAGCCCTCCACTATTGATCAG GCGGCTGTGGCTCCCCAACCAGGAGAGGAGGGCATCAAGCTGAAAGCAGTGATTGGCTACAATGGCAATGGCCGTGGCAACATGGTGTGGAGCCCTGACCAAG GTTTATTTGCGTACTCGTGTGGCtgcgtggtggtggtggagcacCTTCATACAGGATGTCAGAGACACTTGCAAGgccacagtgaggagatctCTTGTCTTGCGATCTCAAATGATGCACAG AAAATGGCATCAGCAGCAGGCGGCAGTAACGGCAGCAGGAGCCTCGTCTGCATTTGGGATGTGCAGAATGGAACATGTCATAAAAGCATCTCCTTCCACAGAGGGGCGGTGCAAAGTCTCTGTTTTTCCAGGGACGATcgcttctttctctctgtcg GAGACTTCTCTGAGCCAGAGCTGGCTCTGTGGAGCACCAAGACCTTCCAGCTGCTGTCCAGCGTGAGCATGTCTGGACCGATCCATGATGCAGCCTTCAGCCGCTCTGCAGCCGGCCAGCTTGCCTGTGTGGGCAGCCAGGGGATTTACTTCTGCCTCCTCCACACTCATGACCTGGATGTTGACCTCCAG GTCCAGAGGGTAAAAGCACCTGCGGCGGTCGGGGATGTGGAGCTGACTGCTCTGTGCTATCACACGGACTCCTTTCTGTTCACTGCCACTAACCGAGGACATGTTTGCGTCTGGGACGTGAACACACAGGATTGCTTTATGACCTGGGAAGCAGATAAGGGAGAGATTG GAGTGCTGTTGTGTCGAGGGAACCGTCTGTTGACGGGCAGCAACACCCGCTGGTTCCGACTGTGGGAGGTCGAAGCTATTCAGAGCCTGGAGCCCCAGGAACAAGTCTGCCATGTGGAGGACAG ATGGACCACTGTGGTGTTGGAGAAAGAGATCATGCTGGACGGAACCGTAGTCAGCGCAGCATTTGATAACACAATAGACATGGGCATCGTTGGAACCACAGCGGGAACTCTCTGGTACATCAACTGGTCCGATAACAGCAGCATCCGGCTGGTCAGCGGGCACAAGACCAAG GTTAATGATGTCGTGTTCAGCCCTGACGAGAATCACTTCGCCACCTGCAGCGAGGACGGCAGCGTGAGGGTGTGGTCGGTGCCCAGCAACGAACTGGTGGTGCAGTTCCAGGTGCTCAACCAG gcCTGTTGCTGTGTGTGCTGGAGTCCCTCTCCCAGTGAGAACAGtgcatgtgtggctgcaggatACAGTGACGGGACCCTGAGGATCTTCCGACTTGCCTCCTcagagatggagatgaagcTGCATCCCCATCAAGTTGCCGTCACTGCCATCCAGTACTCGGCTAGTG GTCACGTGATCCTTTCAGGGGGGAAGAATGGTCTCGTAGCTGTCAGCAGCCCCGTGAATGGAGCGACTATCCAGATCATCAGGGACCACAAAGGAGCTCAGATTAACACCATCCAGTGTGTGACTGAAGAG TGTAAGAATTTCGCGTTGGAAGAAAAGGAGATGTGGTTGACAGCCAGTGCTGACAGACGTGTCAGTGTGTGGGCTGCCGATTGGTTGAAGGACAAGTGCGATCTCCTAGACTGGCTGACGTTTCCCGCTCCTGCCTATTTGGAG GACGACAGCCCACCTCCCAGCCTGGCTGCCTTCTGTCCAACAGACCCTGACCTGGTGGTCTACACAGGCTACGGAGTAGAGAAAGAGTTGTCCTTCTACAGCCTGACTAAAAAACAG ataATTAAAAAGATTGCCCTGCCCCACTGGGCCACATGCTTTGGTCTCTCCTCTAAGTCTCAGCTCGTAGCTGTGGGATCAAAAG AGCGCGTGTTGAAGTTAATCAAGTCGAGCAGCGGCAGGTTTCAGGACTTCCTGCAGCACAGTGACTCACTGCAGACGTGTCACTTCTCACCCACTGGGACGCTTTTTTTCACAGTGGCTTATAATGAGATCTTGCTGTGGGAGGTGCAGGGCCTCTGA
- the rhot2 gene encoding mitochondrial Rho GTPase 2, with amino-acid sequence MKQDVRILLLGEPKVGKTSLIMSLVGEEFPEEVPSRAEEITIPADVTPEKVPTHIVDYSEKEQSDKVLKDEIIKANVVCVVYDVTNEETIEKIRTKWIPLVNGDAEKGNKVPIILVGNKSDLRCGSSMETILPIMNQFSEIETCVECSAKNLKNISELFYYAQKAVLHPTAPLYDPEDKQLKPLCVRALSRIFYISDRDNDHILSDAELNRFQKSCFGNPLAPQALEDVKTVVWKNTSDGVQDNGLTLNGFLFLNTLFIQRGRHETTWTILRRFGYHDNLELTDDYLYPELRVPVDCTTELTPLGHQFLQKLFDKYDEDKDSALSPSELKNLFCVCPYMPWGAEVYMTVATTNEGYITNHGYLCQWTLSAYLDIHRCLEHLGYLGYPILTEQQSQTSAITVTREREVDLEKGQTQRSVFLCKVIGPRGTGKTAFLQAFVGRNAEKTGNPSSAFSPYAINTVQVSKQEKYLILKEVDVEAEFLKESDASCDVACLMYDTGDPQSFDYCASIYKQHYMESNIPCVLVASKVDLSEVKQLHGMTPAEFCYKHRLPPPLPFSSLFLDSTSKSIYTRLAWAAMYPHLNGSDMSNTSFWLRVALGSAVVAVLGFAIYRAAVRLK; translated from the exons ATGAAGCAGGACGTCAGGATTCTCCTTCTGGGGGAAC CCAAGGTGGGGAAGACGTCCCTTATCATGTCCCTGGTGGGAGAGGAGTTTCCAGAAGAG GTTCCGTCCAGAGCTGAAGAAATCACCATCCCTGCTGATGTGACTCCAGAGAAGGTGCCCACACACATAGTGGACTACTCAG AAAAGGAGCAGAGTGATAAAGTCCTGAAAGATGAGATCATCAAG GCTAACGTGGTTTGTGTCGTGTATGATGTCACCAATGAGGAAACAATAGAAAAG ATCAGAACTAAATGGATCCCGTTAGTAAATGGAGATGCAGAAAAGGGGAACAA AGTTCCCATCATCCTTGTGGGAAACAAGTCTGATCTGCGCTGCGGGAGCTCAATGGAAACGATCCTCCCCATCATGAACCAGTTCTCTGAGATTGAGACATGTGTCGAG TGTTCTGCGAAGAACctgaaaaacatctcagagctGTTCTACTATGCACAGAAGGCCGTTCTTCACCCCACTGCTCCTCTTTACGACCCTGAAGACAAGCAG CTTAAACCTTTATGTGTCCGAGCCCTCAGCAGAATATTCTACATTTCCGACCGGGACAATGACCATATCCTCAGTGACGCTGAACTCAACAGATTTCAG AAATCTTGTTTTGGAAATCCTCTTGCACCTCAAGCCTTAGAAGACGTGAAGACGGTAGTTTGGAAGAACACAAGCGACGGAGTGCAAGACAACGGCCTGACGCTTAATG gGTTCTTGTTCCTTAATACATTATTTATCCAGAGGGGCCGACATGAAACCACGTGGACCATCCTCAGAAGGTTTGGTTATCATGACAACCTGGAGCTGACTGACGATTACCTTTATCCTGA ACTACGGGTTCCTGTCGACTGCACCACAGAGCTCACTCCACTAGGCCACCAGTTCCTCCAGAAGCTGTTTGACAAGTACGATGAA GACAAAGACTCTGCCTTGTCCCCGTCAGAGCTGAAGAACCTGTTCTGTGTATGTCCCTACATGCCGTGGGGAGCCGAAGTCTACATGACTGTGGCGACCACCAATGAGGGCTACATCACCAACCACGGCTACCTCTGTCAGTGGAC GCTGTCTGCATACCTTGACATCCACCGTTGCCTGGAGCACCTCGGATACCTAGGTTACCCTATCCTCACTGAGCAGCAGTCCCAGACCTCGGCtatcacag TGacacgggagagagaggtggaccTGGAGAAGGGCCAGACCCAGCGGTCAGTGTTTCTCTGCAAGGTGATCGGACCGCGGGGGACGGGCAAGACAGCCTTTCTCCAGGCCTTCGTGGGTCGTAACGCTGAG AAAACAggaaatcccagcagtgccttctCCCCCTACGCCATAAACACTGTCCAAGTCAGCAAGCAGGAGAAGTACCTTATT CTCAAAGAGGTGGATGTCGAGGCGGAGTTCCTGAAGGAGTCAGACGCCTCCTGTGACGTTGCTTGTCTCATGTATGACACCGGTGACCCACAGTCCTTCGACTATTGTGCCAGTATATACAAG caACACTACATGGAGAGCAATATCCCATGCGTGTTGGTCGCTTCCAAAGTGGACCTTTCGGAAGTGAAGCAGCTCCACGGGATGACCCCGGCAGAGTTCTGCTATAAACACAGACTGCCTCCACCGCTGCCCTTCTCCAGCCTGTTCCTGGACTCCACCAGCAAGAGCATCTACACCCGGCTTGCCTGGGCAGCGATGTACCC ACACCTGAATGGttcagacatgagcaacacaTCCTTCTGGCTGCGAGTGGCGCTGGGCTCGGCTGTGGTCGCAGTTCTGGGCTTTGCTATCTACAGAGCCGCTGTGAGACTGAAATGA
- the LOC133027505 gene encoding histone H5, with translation MAETSAAPAKAKKTAKPKKNASHPKYSEMIGAAILQDQSRTGSSRQSIQKYVRKTYKVSDNADLHIKMALRRLLANGTLIHTKGTGASGSFRLAKSEGTKKKPPTPKAVVVAKPVRPKKVAKPVKAKKVVKSKKVVKTPEKPKKPTPKKVKKVVKKATPVKAKKAPVKKAKATKPKAKPAKKVAKPKTKPAKRAAKTAKKK, from the coding sequence ATGGCAGAGACGTCCGCGGCTCCGGCCAAAGCCAAAAAGACGGCGAAGCCCAAGAAGAACGCGTCTCACCCCAAGTACTCTGAGATGATCGGAGCCGCCATCCTGCAGGACCAGAGCCGGACCGGGTCCTCCCGCCAGTCCATCCAGAAGTACGTGAGGAAGACCTACAAGGTGAGCGACAACGCCGACTTGCATATCAAGATGGCCCTGAGGAGGCTGCTGGCCAACGGGACCCTGATCCACACCAAGGGCACCGGCGCGTCCGGCTCCTTCAGGCTCGCCAAGTCCGAGGGCACCAAGAAgaagccccccacccccaaggCGGTCGTGGTCGCCAAGCCGGTCCGGCCCAAGAAGGTGGCCAAGCCGGTCAAGGCCAAGAAGGTGGTCAAGTCCAAGAAGGTGGTCAAGACGCCGGAGAAGCCCAAGAAGCCCACCCcgaagaaggtgaagaaggtGGTGAAGAAGGCGACGCCGGTGAAAGCCAAGAAGGCTCCGGTGAAGAAAGCCAAGGCGACCAAGCCCAAAGCCAAGCCGGCGAAGAAGGTGGCCAAGCCCAAGACGAAGCCGGCGAAAAGGGCAGCGAAGACAGCGAAGAAGAAGTGA